The genomic region atgtacttcacttagATATTATCTAGTTAAATATTGAAAGTGGAGCCTTTCATACTGTATGTCGAATAGAAATAACTGTAGCCTACAATTCAGAGTCTATAACACATCATTTACAAGTAGGGCTACTACATGTAAATAAATACTAAGCTGTATTTTAACTGTGGAATGTGTGAAGATAGTAAATATTattgaatgtaggcctattattttaaacaaataaagACAAAATGTGGGAGACTTAAATTTGGACTGAGAAACTGGAAGGAAAATAGAGGCAGTGTCCCGAAAGACACTACATTGCTGGTATCTGTAACGACAGATTCAATTGAAATTTTGTCTCATCTGAAGGAACATTTTCTGTGAAGGTTATCAGCTAATTATGTCTGCACATATACCCAATTAGGAATAATTTTCTCCTGTAATTTCTCTAGGTGTAATTTCAACATTAACTTGCCCTTATTCACGTGCTTAAAACTTAGTATAATTCTGTatcattacctgacatttgggCTGAATGATCTGGCGCAGAAGTAGTAGATTTATTATCTCTCCGAGGACTTTGGGTGGAAGTACTATCTAACATACACAAATCACTGACGCTTTGCCTAGAGTACCCTGACTTGCATTTGCAAACACCAGTAGAATTTCCTGGAAATATCTGATGACAGGATTCATTAGGGTCCGTGCATACTGTGGCAATAACATTCATTTGACACGGTGTACTATCTGAAAAAAAAGAATCAAAATAATTGCATTATGTTAATTTAATGTTTCTCACgctataatacattattataatttcaaaacataacaTTACCTGCTGCAGATATACTTTCCAAGGCAAACAAGCAGACGAACCAAATGACAAAGCGGTAATGACAGTTCATTTTAATGTTGTATTAtctctgaaatacaatttacgTATTTACGAATAATTGTCCATAGAAACACACTTAGTATCGTATTTTACGTATTTAATACTTCCTGTTATGTATCCGCACTATTAACGAAATGGGAGAGACTCCTTGCGaagataaaataacaagaacagacTTCCTCAATACTACgtcgccataataataataattactccaTGGCCGGCTTGATGCACGTAATTGAATTTGAAAGAAACAGTGTCGCCAACTTCTATTATATAGCACACAATGCTGTAATTCAacaaagtcaaataattacacttaAATTGCATTCGTCTATTTGTTAATCTTGCTCTCTCTATAATATTACTGCAGTaatgtattacaaaataaatattcagacGTTCCAAATGCCCACTAATGGATGAATGGAAAAAGTATAATCACTATTTATTCATATCACAATATGATAATATGACTTTACCCaagacaaagaaaacttgtttaaaAGTGATAAGAGTGATCAAAAGTTCACTTTTGTTCTAGAAATAGAAATGTTTTCCAATGTATTGTGAACACTgaacaacacaaaactgaaatCTCATATTTTGTTACTGCGTCACGAACAATTCAGTAAATTCTTGTAGATACAAATAACTGAATGGCCTAGTGAATACAAAGGTGTTACGATTATAACAGGTCCGAAATAAGGGGATTACAAGACGAATGAATGTCcacgaaaacaaaaatattgaatGAATAATGGATAGAGAACAAACAGGCTGCGACTGGATACCCTGGATTCTATCTGAAAGGAATTTGAAGATGCTTTGGATAGGAATCTTTGAAAAATGGAGACGCCAAGACTATGAATAATCCTATAAAACGcactataaataaatactttttttaataacttacttTATAAATAGTTGTCTGTAATTCAGGATCCCTGTGGTCATCTATATTCTTCAGCTGATGTCATTGTGAAtcgtggcggctcgtgaacttgtggattggggtagctgcagtagattttggtacatacaaatttcacttcttgatatcattactaataagtataggacaaaaataaatccactacatatcgaaaaatcaaaacttcctgacttaatTGGGAGATGTgtgtggcatcatttgccataatcgctataaaaaaaaaaaaaacaaaaaaaaaaaacaaaaaactaataccatcgatttcagtctgaatttcaagtcggcagacactcaacatgcaatctaccagttcatcctgaattgttttagaattacctttaaacagtggcatgttccaaatgatttgtgagagactcgtttagattactcacgaaatacaccagagttcttcgaatcgttttttcatcatgtcccctaaggggaagttcatattggccacaaaatttgatacaatcaatatttttttaaaataatttcacgattttttctcatttcttgattatgttggagaatgtttgttctgttcattccacttagttgcgcagcaatattagtttttcctaacatagccaatgaaacaacatttttcaggtgagactgcgaagtttcgtgctttttaatttttaggggcaaatgtcctaaatctatcacaccactcctagtctatgtaGTATcatcaccgaagaggaggcaatgaaaacaaaacacagaatttttttttgttcacatccgcgtaaccacaaatgcttagcgtaaatttcactgttatcctacttccttacatatatgcactatttcggcttgATGAAGCTTgggtaagatttaagtcgggtaacggacgaccctgtaatttcacttcattacatcaatcttctccgcgagggaaagttgagaaaaataaaattaatactgtattctgtaattcacacactctcacgcttgcacatttgcactggttaagttacggtactaagacgtcacaccaaagcaacactcagatatactgatggtcaacaatgttctacagtaaaactggaaaagaagtctctttcgtattttacgtgatatatcaaaaggattctactcgtgcaatcattttgagttaaggcaaatcctAAGGTTCTACTGGAGACTGGGTATATACGTAACAATAAGgcaaaaaagaatattaatttcgttatattaactctataagattctacaacaataagtatgtgaagagaa from Periplaneta americana isolate PAMFEO1 chromosome 15, P.americana_PAMFEO1_priV1, whole genome shotgun sequence harbors:
- the LOC138715030 gene encoding uncharacterized protein, translating into MNCHYRFVIWFVCLFALESISAADSTPCQMNVIATVCTDPNESCHQIFPGNSTGVCKCKSGYSRQSVSDLCMLDSTSTQSPRRDNKSTTSAPDHSAQMSDSTVAASVLVPLVLIVAVAGLIYSAWRYRWLQRLQQRRYDEVRIGQEDDDDPPIA